The sequence TCTGGAGCTACGCAGAAGGTGAAGTAATTTGTCCAATAAACAGTCAACTTTTCTTATCGCAAAAACCCTATTTGCCACAAGGAAATTTGATTTCAGCATTAACTTATCCCAATAAGCCAGACAATATTTCACATACGCAAGCGGTAGAAATATTAAACAAAGTGCAACTGGGACATTTGGCTGAACAATTAGAAAAAGAACAAGACTGGACGCGTATTCTTTCTCTTGGTGAGCAACAGCGTTTAGCGTTTGCGCGTTTGATTCTACACAAGCCTGCCGTAGCCTTCTTAGATGAAGCCACAGCAAGTATGGACGAAGGTTTAGAATTTGCGATGTATCAACTATTAAAACAAGAGCTACCAAAAACCACGCTAATCAGTGTTGGCCACCGTTCAACGCTAAAAGCATTACATCAACAACAACTGATTTTGCAAGATAAAGGTCAGTGGCAACTAATGTAAAAAACACGAAAAACAACTGTAATTTCAACGCATTTTTTGGTACATTTAGCACAATTTTTTGCGTGCTTGGCAATGAGATAATTTCACTTTTTTCAGCCAAGCAAAATTAACTCTGATTTTAGAAATAGGATAATTATGTTATTTAAAAAAATTCGTGGACTTTTCTCAAACGATCTTTCTATCGACTTAGGTACTGCAAACACATTAATTTATGTGAAAGGTCAAGGTATTGTCTTAGATGAGCCTTCGGTTGTTGCCATTCGACAAGATCGCGTTGGTTCACTAAAAAGCATCGCGGCTGTAGGTAAAGAAGCAAAATTAATGCTTGGACGTACACCAAAAAGCATCGCTGCCATTCGCCCAATGAAAGATGGCGTAATCGCAGATTTCTTTGTTACAGAAAAAATGTTGCAATACTTTATCAAACAAGTTCACAGCGGTAATTTTATGCGCCCAAGCCCTCGTGTACTTGTCTGTGTGCCTGCTGGTGCAACACAAGTAGAACGTCGTGCAATTAAAGAATCCGCAATCGGTGCTGGTGCGCGTGAAGTATATTTAATTGAAGAACCAATGGCAGCCGCAATCGGCGCTAAATTACCCGTTTCTACTGCGGTTGGTTCCATGGTAATTGACATCGGTGGTGGTACGACTGAAGTCGCTGTTATTTCTTTAAACGGTATCGTATATTCTTCTTCAGTTCGTATCGGTGGTGACCGTTTTGATGAAGCGATCATTTCTTATGTTCGCCGCACTTTTGGTTCTGTTATCGGTGAACCAACGGCAGAACGAATCAAACAAGAAATCGGTACAGCCTATATTCAAGAAGGTGATGAAATTAAAGAAATGGAAGTGCATGGTCACAATCTTGCAGAAGGTGCGCCTCGTTCATTCACCTTAACCTCACGTGATGTGTTAGAAGCTATTCAACAGCCCTTAAATGGTATTGTTGCAGCCGTTCGAACCGCACTTGAAGAATGTCAGCCAGAACATGCAGCAGACATTTTTGAGCGTGGTATGGTATTAACTGGTGGTGGTGCACTACTACGCAATATCGATATTCTCCTTTCTAAAGAATCGGGAGTGCCAGTCATCATTGCTGAAGATCCATTAACCTGTGTTGCTCGCGGTGGTGGTGAAGCATTAGAAATGATCGATATGCACGGTGGCGATATTTTTAGTGACGAAATTTAATTTAGAACAAAAATAAAAAGTGCGGTTAAAAATGACCGCACTTTTCCTTTTAATCTTTTTATCTCAACGTAGGACGCTTAATGAAGCCTATTTTCGGTAAAGCCCCCCGCTTGGCATTCGGTTATTATTAGCTGTAGCAGCTTCCCTTTCTTTAATCTTAGCTGATGGTCAAACTAATTCAATGACTAAAGCTCGCAGCGCC comes from Haemophilus haemolyticus and encodes:
- a CDS encoding rod shape-determining protein — protein: MLFKKIRGLFSNDLSIDLGTANTLIYVKGQGIVLDEPSVVAIRQDRVGSLKSIAAVGKEAKLMLGRTPKSIAAIRPMKDGVIADFFVTEKMLQYFIKQVHSGNFMRPSPRVLVCVPAGATQVERRAIKESAIGAGAREVYLIEEPMAAAIGAKLPVSTAVGSMVIDIGGGTTEVAVISLNGIVYSSSVRIGGDRFDEAIISYVRRTFGSVIGEPTAERIKQEIGTAYIQEGDEIKEMEVHGHNLAEGAPRSFTLTSRDVLEAIQQPLNGIVAAVRTALEECQPEHAADIFERGMVLTGGGALLRNIDILLSKESGVPVIIAEDPLTCVARGGGEALEMIDMHGGDIFSDEI